A stretch of Camelina sativa cultivar DH55 chromosome 18, Cs, whole genome shotgun sequence DNA encodes these proteins:
- the LOC104760140 gene encoding phosphatidylinositol/phosphatidylcholine transfer protein SFH11-like isoform X2, protein MGYRDIHISDGSAEDDSMQSDSLNNKDEGHIPPNNEEDMVEAFRNLLLLHGHLTSNHGDHNTLLRFLKMRDFDLEKSKDAFLDYMKWRLDSKVDLISKFKFEEYDEVKKHYPHGFHKVDKSGRPIYIERLGMADLNAFLKATTVDRYVNYHIKEQEKTLSLRYPACSIASEKHVSSTTTILDVSGVGMSNFSKPARSPFMEIQKIDSNYYPETLHRLFVVNASSGFRMLWLALKTFLDARTLAKVQVLGPNYLGELLEAIDLSNLPTFLGGNCTCSDHGGCLFSDERTWNDPDIKEKIQESSTIEDADSETQTTDKVSENASANQKENSGKIMITLEKYTALKTAVKDSQKKIEMLEVSLHETKKVLKGLAEIIKPNETEANLLPNTNRFRVRQIS, encoded by the exons ATGGGTTACAGAGACATACACATCTCTGATGGTAGTGCTGAAGACGACTCTATGCAATCTGATTCCTTGAACAACAAAGATGAAGGACACATACCACCAAATAATGAAGAAGATATGGTTGAAGCGTTTCGTAACTTGCTTCTCCTCCATGGTCACTTAACTTCAAACCATGGTGATCACAATACTCTTCTCAG GTTTCTAAAAATGAGGGATTTTGACCTGGAGAAATCCAAAGATGCGTTTCTCGATTATATGAAGTGGCGACTTGATTCTAAAGTGGATTTGATCTCTAAG TTTAAGTTTGAGGAATACGATGAAGTGAAGAAACATTACCCTCATGGATTTCATAAGGTTGACAAAAGCGGTAGACCAATCTACATCGAGAGGCTCGGGATGGCTGACCTTAACGCCTTTCTTAAAGCAACCACTGTTGACAGATATGTTAACTATCATATCAAAGAGCAAGAGAAGACGCTGAGCTTGAGATATCCCGCTTGTTCGATTGCTTCAGAGAAGCACGTTTCGTCTACCACTACTATTTTGGATGTCTCTGGAGTG GGAATGTCAAACTTTTCAAAACCTGCGAGATCACCTTTCATGGAAATTCAGAAGATAGACAGCAACTACTACCCTGAG ACTTTGCATCGCCTCTTCGTTGTCAATGCCAGTTCTGGATTTAGGATGTTGTGGCTTGCACTCAAGACCTTTCTTGATGCTCGGACTTTGGCTAAAGTTCAA GTGCTAGGACCCAACTACCTTGGAGAGCTACTCGAAGCAATAGATCTAAG caacttGCCAACATTTCTTGGAGGAAATTGCACTTGTTCAGATCATGGAGGCTGTCTTTTTAGCGATGAAAGAACTTGGAATGATCCAGACATCAAGGAAAAGATCCAG GAGTCTTCCACAATCGAAGATGCTGATTCAGAGACGCAAACTACAGATAAAGTCTCAGAAAATGCTTCAGCTAATCAAAAG GAAAACTCAGGCAAGATCATGATTACATTGGAGAAGTATACCGCCCTAAAAACTGCTGTTAAGGATTCCCAGAAG AAAATTGAAATGTTGGAGGTATCACTCCATGAGACCAAAAAG gTCTTGAAGGGACTCGCAGAGATCATTAAACCGAATGAAACCGAAGCAAACCTATTGCCAAATACAAACCGGTTTAGAGTAAGACAAATTAGTTAA
- the LOC104760140 gene encoding phosphatidylinositol/phosphatidylcholine transfer protein SFH11-like isoform X1 has translation MGYRDIHISDGSAEDDSMQSDSLNNKDEGHIPPNNEEDMVEAFRNLLLLHGHLTSNHGDHNTLLRFLKMRDFDLEKSKDAFLDYMKWRLDSKVDLISKKFKFEEYDEVKKHYPHGFHKVDKSGRPIYIERLGMADLNAFLKATTVDRYVNYHIKEQEKTLSLRYPACSIASEKHVSSTTTILDVSGVGMSNFSKPARSPFMEIQKIDSNYYPETLHRLFVVNASSGFRMLWLALKTFLDARTLAKVQVLGPNYLGELLEAIDLSNLPTFLGGNCTCSDHGGCLFSDERTWNDPDIKEKIQESSTIEDADSETQTTDKVSENASANQKENSGKIMITLEKYTALKTAVKDSQKKIEMLEVSLHETKKVLKGLAEIIKPNETEANLLPNTNRFRVRQIS, from the exons ATGGGTTACAGAGACATACACATCTCTGATGGTAGTGCTGAAGACGACTCTATGCAATCTGATTCCTTGAACAACAAAGATGAAGGACACATACCACCAAATAATGAAGAAGATATGGTTGAAGCGTTTCGTAACTTGCTTCTCCTCCATGGTCACTTAACTTCAAACCATGGTGATCACAATACTCTTCTCAG GTTTCTAAAAATGAGGGATTTTGACCTGGAGAAATCCAAAGATGCGTTTCTCGATTATATGAAGTGGCGACTTGATTCTAAAGTGGATTTGATCTCTAAG AAGTTTAAGTTTGAGGAATACGATGAAGTGAAGAAACATTACCCTCATGGATTTCATAAGGTTGACAAAAGCGGTAGACCAATCTACATCGAGAGGCTCGGGATGGCTGACCTTAACGCCTTTCTTAAAGCAACCACTGTTGACAGATATGTTAACTATCATATCAAAGAGCAAGAGAAGACGCTGAGCTTGAGATATCCCGCTTGTTCGATTGCTTCAGAGAAGCACGTTTCGTCTACCACTACTATTTTGGATGTCTCTGGAGTG GGAATGTCAAACTTTTCAAAACCTGCGAGATCACCTTTCATGGAAATTCAGAAGATAGACAGCAACTACTACCCTGAG ACTTTGCATCGCCTCTTCGTTGTCAATGCCAGTTCTGGATTTAGGATGTTGTGGCTTGCACTCAAGACCTTTCTTGATGCTCGGACTTTGGCTAAAGTTCAA GTGCTAGGACCCAACTACCTTGGAGAGCTACTCGAAGCAATAGATCTAAG caacttGCCAACATTTCTTGGAGGAAATTGCACTTGTTCAGATCATGGAGGCTGTCTTTTTAGCGATGAAAGAACTTGGAATGATCCAGACATCAAGGAAAAGATCCAG GAGTCTTCCACAATCGAAGATGCTGATTCAGAGACGCAAACTACAGATAAAGTCTCAGAAAATGCTTCAGCTAATCAAAAG GAAAACTCAGGCAAGATCATGATTACATTGGAGAAGTATACCGCCCTAAAAACTGCTGTTAAGGATTCCCAGAAG AAAATTGAAATGTTGGAGGTATCACTCCATGAGACCAAAAAG gTCTTGAAGGGACTCGCAGAGATCATTAAACCGAATGAAACCGAAGCAAACCTATTGCCAAATACAAACCGGTTTAGAGTAAGACAAATTAGTTAA
- the LOC104760141 gene encoding probable pectinesterase 68, with translation MAQLTNSRLNYLFSISLLLLLFNCLCFRFSLIAACSNSSEDQQIQHHHHRKWVGPSGHKVITVSLTGHAQFRSVQDAVDSIPKNNNMSIVIKIAPGYYREKVVVPATKPYITFKGAGRDVTVIEWHDRASDRGPDGQQLRTYQTASVTVYANYFSARNISFTNTAPAPLPGMQGWQAVAFRISGDKAFFSGCGFYGAQDTLCDDAGRHYFKECYIEGSIDFIFGNGRSMYKDCELHSIASRFGSIAAHGRTCPEEKTGFAFVGCRVTGTGPLYVGRAMGQYSRIVYAYTYFDALVAHGGWDDWDHKSNKSKTAFFGVYNCYGPGAAATRGVSWARALDYDSAHPFIAKSFVNGRHWIAPRDA, from the exons ATGGCGCAACTTACTAATTCCCGtcttaattatcttttttctatttctctcttaCTATTATTATTCAACTGCTTATGTTTTCGTTTTTCATTGATTGCAGCTTGCTCAAACTCCTCCGAAGACCAACAGATTCAACACCATCACCACCGGAAATGGGTGGGTCCTTCAGGTCACAAAGTCATCACCGTCTCACTTACCGGCCATGCTCAGTTTCGTTCCGTCCAAGACGCCGTTGATTCCATACCAAAGAACAATAACATGAGTATCGTTATCAAGATTGCTCCCGGATATTaccg AGAGAAAGTGGTGGTTCCAGCGACAAAGCCGTACATAACGTTCAAAGGAGCGGGTCGGGACGTGACGGTTATAGAGTGGCACGACCGTGCGTCGGACCGTGGCCCTGACGGTCAACAGTTACGTACCTATCAAACTGCTTCCGTCACCGTCTACGCTAATTATTTCTCCGCTAGAAACATTAGCTTCACG AATACTGCGCCGGCTCCATTGCCGGGGATGCAAGGGTGGCAAGCGGTAGCTTTTAGAATCTCCGGGGATAAAGCTTTCTTTTCCGGCTGTGGGTTCTACGGTGCGCAAGACACATTATGCGACGATGCTGGCCGTCACTACTTCAAGGAGTGTTACATTGAAGGCTCTATCGACTTTATTTTCGGTAACGGCCGCTCCATGTATAAA GATTGTGAGTTGCATTCGATAGCGTCAAGATTCGGATCGATAGCAGCGCACGGGAGGACATGCCCGGAGGAGAAAACGGGTTTCGCGTTCGTGGGTTGTCGGGTAACGGGTACGGGTCCGTTGTACGTAGGCCGTGCCATGGGCCAATACTCACGTATCGTCTACGCCTACACCTACTTCGATGCTCTCGTCGCTCATGGTGGCTGGGACGATTGGGACCACAAATCCAACAAAAGCAA GACGGCATTTTTTGGAGTGTACAATTGCTACGGGCCAGGAGCAGCAGCGACGAGAGGCGTCTCATGGGCCAGAGCGTTGGACTATGACTCGGCCCATCCGTTTATTGCTAAGAGCTTCGTTAATGGGAGACATTGGATCGCTCCACGAGATGCCTAA